From the genome of Nicotiana tabacum cultivar K326 chromosome 2, ASM71507v2, whole genome shotgun sequence:
TAAATTGCTCTTACCCATAACCATTTGCAAGTGCATACATATTTATCACTTTCCTAGCTTCAGCAATATCTTTGAATGTCATGGACCTATCCAACTCTTTATAGTCAGTCAATTTTTTATTAATGTCTCTCTTCTTTGGTGTAAAAAGTTTCTCTAGTCTATCAGAATCATAGTTTGAAGAAACATCATATTCATTTTCATCACAATTATCACTTTCATCACAATCAATGGCAGCTTCAAATTCATCAGGTTCATCATGCTCATTGAGATAGATTATATTAGGTACATTAATACTTGGCTCACATTCTTCTACAGCAAATATGTTAATAACATTAAACCGGTTGTTAACAAAGTCCAATAAAGTCTTAATGCCATAATCACCTTCTATTTCATAGTATGTACCATAAGGACCATTAACTATCAGTTGTTGGACTCCTATATACCCCAAGTTAGAAACATATTCATCCAATAAATCATTATAGGAAAGCAAGTCAGAGTCAAAACCTTGCTTGGTGTGCACAAATTTTCTTGAGTATGCCCCGAGTGATTTCTTGACCCATTCTCCACCATGATGAAAGACCAAATCCACCAGGACCATTGTCACTAAACTGCAGAATAAAGAATATACATATTTAAGACACACTAAAATCACTTAacgtaaaaaaaatatagaaacagTATAAAATACAAACTAAAATGAGACAACATAAACAAACAAAGACTAATGGAAGGCAGAACAAAATAGAATAATTGAAGGTATAGATATAAAGGCAGATAAAGGCATAAATGCAGAATAAAATAGAAGGTACCACACATTGAAAAAGTCAGTCAATTTCAATAAACTAATAGATGCAACCATGGATATGGGGGGCCATACATTAAAGCATTAAAGTAACAAATAAAGTGTCCCCTGCCCCACCCTCCAATAAACAACGCACAAAAGAACAAATGAAAGCCAATACAAAAAATCTGATTCACTTATTTtctacaaaaaaataataatcaaaagaAGTCGGGACcacaaaatattaaaattgaaacTCTAAACCACCGAAGGACTTTTCAATACCAAGAAAGCATAAACCAGATATGAGGCACATGcaaacaaaaagaataaaattacgGTTTAATAATGAAAAACCACATGCAACTGAATACAAACGCAAAACACACACCTACCAGCTTGAAATTAtcaacaaagaaagggagaagtGAAAACCCTAACCAACCAAGAATAATTCTGAAAACCCTAACTCCAATAAATAATAAATTCGAAACCCTATGACAACTACACTTCGGTTACACACACCTATCAACTTGAAATAATCGATAAAGAAAGGAGGGACTGAAAGCCCTAACCAACCAACAACAAATTTGAAAGGGATTTGAAACCCCAATAAAACTTCACTTCACTTACATACAAGAAAGAGATAAAACTAACAGAAACATCAAGTTTTTTGGAATAACTTCTTAACTTTTGCTTGAAATCTGCACTAGACGCAAGGATTCTACAGACGAGTTTGGTTCtcttgttttctttcaagtaCTAGAAGGTTGGACCAAATGAAGGCCTCTACTCGTTTTACACGAGTTATTTCTATTTATTTAGTGGGCAAACTCTTACAGGTCCAAAATTTAGGAGTAAAATTGGATCAATCTAATTTGGGAGTCGAATTAAGACTTTCAACTTAATGGAAAGCTGACACGTGAAAAAAATGGAATGGATCAGCTACCACATTGACCATCCGTTAGGGTTATGAGGCAATTACATCAACTTTGTTAACAGTAGGGTGGGTTTTGGACATAAAGTAAAACGGAGGACAAATATGTACTATTTATAATAGTACAGGGGCAATAATGGCCTTTTCCCCAAaataaacatatcaaatcaccttTATTTGTTGCAGCAACTAACCTGCCTAAAATAGATAGAACGTGTAATGGATTTCAAAAATCAGGTTACTAATGAGAATCCAAATTTCTCTTCTAAACCTGACTATTTAAATTTTCTACTTTCTGGCAGCAAGGAGGACTAGTATCAGGACAAAACTCTTGTCATTTAAGAAAAACTCGTCACGGTTGCAATTCAATATGATTGGTATAATAAATCTATTGCTAGTTAGGGCTATAACGCTCTTACGACTAacaaaattatatacaaattttGTATCAAAACTTAAACCGTATTTGCTAAAGCTGTAGGACCAAAATTGTTACCCCCGCCTCTCCTCCAGAAGGACTAAGATGTGAAGACATATATAAAGGTACCAACATAAGGTACAAGTGAAGTTGAGGCTATAAATCATGACCAAACATGTCCTCCATCCAACTTCTTctgtttcttctttctcttcttttcttgttttgtgTCTGCCCTAGCTTCAATACGTTTTGTGTTGCGTGCACGTATCTCCAATAACTTAGCCTTTGCATCACGAAATAGAGCATCCGAACTCATAGACATCAATTGCTGAGACAACAGAGATAGTCAATTCACATCCTCATGAACTTGGAAAAGAGGCTGACAAAATCAAAATCACAAGTGTCTTACCTTGAAATGATCCATTGCAGCAAGGTTGAAACCGAGGGCATCTTTGCATTCCTGTGGTAGTCGGACATGAATTCGTGTCAAAAATAGAATCTCCTATGAGGACAGCGGTTCTCCATTTACATGCTTAATTTTAAAACAATATTAGAATGGGGTGAGGTGTGCAGGTAGTGAAAGTCACGGACATGGTTGAACAgtttcaattttttctttaattaaaaagaaaaaagaattggCTAAAATCTCTCAAAAAGTCATAGCAAATGTACTCAAACTTACCTTAACTCTTGCATGAAGAGTTTCTTTTAGAATGGTCAAGAGGGGTCTGGAAGAGACAGTTGAAAGCAGCTGGTGATGATGAAGTTGCAATAGCACTGTCGCTATCCTACAAACAAGCTCCACCTGCAAGAACGGTAGAAGGATAATGACAGAAATTCAAGATTGGACATGGCCTGTAAACTGCAGAAGACAGGAACTTCATTCAAGCAAAGCATACATTGTACAATTACAAGTCAGAAGACAAAAAAAACTACCTTGTTGGTGTAGACGTGCAAAAAAATGTCATTTGCTACTTACCGTACTTTATAGAAACACCAAAAAAAAGAGATTGTTGATTGCTACTGAAATTACCGTTCTCCACTCTTTTGGAGATTGACCTTAATATGAGAGGAGATTCTAttcaattattttgttttcaaaagcTCAAGCACAATATCTGTGTTTACATAAATGTAAAAGTTCTACTTCTCCTGGAAGAAAATATTAACCTTATCTGGGAAACACGCCCAATCCTTCAGGTTCGACAAGAGCTTCAAAGCATCAGAAAAGGGTAAAGCCTGCAAGGATTATTTGAAATAGAATCTTATATATAACACGAAATAGAAATTGACAGGATACAAACAATTTAAACTCAATTGAAAAGGCAAATTCTAAGAGATACCAAATGTTAATATGTGTAAAATTAGGAAAGCTGAATTATGGATTCGGTGGGATTGAGTAGGATAACACATTATTGGAGTGAGATATATAACCCGCATCTCAACCATTAGAGCGAATAGAATAAAGTAAAGCTAGGTTTTTCAATGATGTCACCAACACACATTAGATGATATGATGTAGGAAAAACTTGGGGTATCCCAAGTCTTTTTTCTGGGAGCAATGGTCACATACAGTAATTTGGGATGCCTTCCAACCGGATGGATTTAAGGCACAATATGAATTTTGAGTAAACCACGCAACAATACCCCAAGTCTTTTTTCTGGGTAACACATGATGTAAGCAACCGTGCCTTCCAACCAGATGGATTTAAAAACCTCGTCACAGTTAAGTTTTATGTCAAAGATGCCACACAGCCTTTCGCGTCCAATCAACCCCATTTCAACCACAGATAGGCTCCAGAAACAGAAGCATTTACTAGTGTCCTTACTCGAAGCTGGAAAAAGTTAGTTCAGTTTGATTAATACTTGCTTACATCTAGTGACAACTATCACGTGTATCCTTCCTCAAAGAAACAGAGACCAATTATAAATAACAAAAGATATTATTCCAAAAAATGCTAGAAACACAAGTATGAAAGAATTATAAAACCCTTTGCCATTGAACTTAAGAATTCCATTTCCGCTAGTTTCAAATTAATTCATAGTACCGGGCCTTATTCACtggtttttgttattgtttttcatctattttctggttcttATGATGCTGCTATTATTCCTATGGTTCtattgatggtactgatatattgtctcttttcgtcttcttgagccgagggtctttcggaaacagtctctctactctccgaggtaggggtaaggtctgcgtgtacactctaccctccccaaacctcacttgtgggaactcactgggttgttgttgttgtactgccCTGAAAAGGACGTTTTATCTCTTATTACGCACCATCAGAAGTTAAAAGGGACAGACCTATAAACTTCCCAATATCAAAATAAACCAAAAGTAACCAAGGGCCCAACATTTAGGCACTGTATCTCCAAGTACAATTTGCAAACTTAAGCTCAATAAACTATGCATGGCCAAAGCTATAGCCTCAAATGTATGGAATCACCACAATGATATTTGAATTGAAACATTTAAATAATAACATTTCAGGTcaggaaaaaatactaaaaagacTGATTTTCCTAATTAAAAGGAAACATTTACTTCAAAATAATCACTTACCAGCAACGTTTGCTCCAGATCATTAGTATGAACACTCGATAATGCACGAAGAACATAATCAGAAGGAGAAAGTCCAAGCATGAGAACATTGGGCCTGAATTCTGAAACTCTGCCCTTTGATTTGTCCTCCTAAATGTTGAAAATAGTATTTGCCATTCAAGAAATTACAAAGTCAAAGTTATGATAACAGtttcattttttaataaaaagaaTAATTAACTAACCACTTATTACCTTCCACATCCATTCACCCAGTTTCAAAGAAAAAGGAGAGCGAAGAAAAGGCGCAAACATTCAGATAACCACCTCTTTTGACAACCTTTGTTTAGTTTTTGTTCTTTATTAAAATCGTGTTCATTAGTTGCACCAAAAATCTTCTGGATGATTCAAAATCATTTAACAATGTTGTACCAAGTAGGTTGAAGTCTATACAAAAAGATTACATAAATCCTAAAATCACTCTACTTTAATTTCATTCtattaactctttttccctgtaAAGGAAGATCAGTAAGAAGATGCCTCCAAGTAAGCAGAAGGCAAACCTCATGTTCAGCAATTCGTTTCAGTTCCGCTTCAGCCATATCCAGTGCGTCAATGATAGAATCTGTAGCAGTAAGAGTCTCTTGAGTCTTTTTCCCCGCTAATGCCACAGCTCCCTCCTCTGGAAGTTCTTCCTTTGGTCCATACTTATTCTCAAATGCATTGTCAATGTCTGATTCAAACATCTCTTCCagtctcttttctttctcttcctGCAAATCCAAGTAGCAACTTATAATTCTTTGCTTAAACTGTCTAAAACTGATGCAGTATTTCAGACATTAAAACAGAATACCTCAAGAAAAAATGGTTCTTCAGTACGATCCCATCGACGTATGGACCGATCATGAGATCCTGTAACAATAAAATCACCACGGTTGCTAACACCAAGACACCAAACTTCAGCATGGTGACCTTCAAGGGTTAAAAGCAACTCAAACTTGTCAGCATCCCAGTATTTCACCAGACGATCTTTCCCCACAGTGAAAAAGTAATGGGTGTTGCGCACAAACTTAACTCCCATAACGCTGCCATGGAAACAGATTATCAGCATTGGTTAGCTGTGAAACGTTACCTAGTGGAATACTAGATTACTTAATGCTTTAATCAAAGCACCTATCAGCATGCGCGAAAAGTGACTTATGGCAATCCCCGAAATCTAGACCCCAAATCTTCACATTTTTGTCTCCAGAGCCACTGACAAGCAGATCCCCATCTgaagaaatatccatacacaataCAGGCAGCTTATGACCGTAGAGTGAAAGAAAGAACTTGAGTGAATCCATATAGAAGACCTGAAAACGTATGACATCATAAGTATTAGGTCCAAATAAGACCAGAAAAAAATAAGAGCAGTGATATGAAGTAAAACACAAATGCATTTGGTAGACTGCAACACAATGATGCAGCAGAAAAACAAACTGAATTAAAAGTTAACAGTGTAATGAAAACAACCTAGATATGAAGCTAGATAGAATTTTGGGAGCTGACTTAAGAATCTAGTCTCAGTTTCAAACCGTTTCCAGGCTGTTCAAATGGATCTAAGTTAgggaacaggatattttgggaaGTAGTTTGACTTTTGCTAAGGACCTTAAGGGTTAAACCTCAGGTTTCTCTGTTCAGCTTATTAGCATGGCACTTTAACCGGAGAAAACCATTGTTTGATTTTGCCTGAGAAGTTCTAATCTTTTGTTTTACTGATAAAGAGAAGTTCTGATCTTTTGTTACTTCCAGATCCTACATCAGTGAATAATAGTTTTCCTGCTTTCTGCTAGACCAACTATCAAGATGAAAGCCCAAAATATTGGGAAAAATCACCTTCTGTAATGGTGAAAACCACTTTTCTTCTATGCCATAAGCTTACAGGTAGCTGGTAAAGCAGCAAAAATAAACATATGGCATACAGAAGCACTGAGCTTCTCTAGTAATTAAAATTAGACTCTGAATTAAGCAGAAAGATAAATGGGTGAACAAAGCCAATTGCAAAGCTAAAGAAACTGATATGACAAGCAGCATTTGTTTCTAAAAGCCTAGGTACCAAATAAGGTTTCTACCCACCATCTTGGAAACCGACAATGAAAATGTAGTTGACTTTTGTAGGTAATATGCCTATCACTATCAAAGAAATTACTTAAGAAGAGCTTAACTAATAATGTTAGGCAAAaccttttttttatataaataatgtTACACCAAGACATTTGATCAGGTAATTTCACAAATACTTCATAAAGAATACTTCCAagccccaagagatgagaattTCTACTTTAAAGCTGTTCAGAAATCACAATATAGACCGACCATTCAAATAAGTCAGGCTGTTACCTTTACTGTGCTATCCAACAAGGCAACAGCAATATATTTACCATCAGGGCTCACAGCAACGACTAGAACATCTTCATTCATTTTTAAGCTCCTTGTAGCAGATGCAGTTAAATGCTTAGACCCCTGTAAGTCAATAAATTAAACACATGATTACTCCCAAGCAGGCAGCAAGAACAGAGATTCTTTTATCCAGCAGAAACTAGCATGTTAAGAAACAAGACCATGGTTGAAAGAATCCCAATCCAATTTTGCATTCTAGGATTTGACATATGTATATTAGATAAATGCCTATTCAGCGGAGAACCTCGTATGCTGTTCGAACCTCCATAGAATTGCAGTAATCAGTTATTATATGCTACTATTTCTTTTGTACAAAAGCATTATTATAGCCCCTCTTTTAAGAAGTATAAGAGCACCACTACAGCTGTTGAGCAATTGTATTAGTATGTGGTAAAGTGTAAATAATCTGTTTTCATAGGAATCCAGAGATCTCTATTAAGATCCTAATCCATCCAACATGAAATCCCAACATGAAAAACTAAAGTGCAGATAACAGCAGTACACTGTCAAGAAAGATGGAGATGTACAGTAATTTAGCATGAGTCATCCATGTTTGGCAATTTGGCATATGTTTGAATATAGAGAAAGCTTACGCACTTCACCAGCCTTTTGTACCATTTGGAATTCCCAGAATTTAATGTCATGATCGGCACTGCCGGTGAGAAAACCTGTACCATCTGGAGTTAAAGCAATCGACTGAACAGAACCGCCGTGGGCTTCCACTACATCCACACAAGTACCGCTTCTAACGTCAATAAATTCCAGAGTCCCACCTTTTGTACCGACGACCGCATACTTGTTACCTGGAACAAACAGTCCACAAAGACCATATCCTGAATCAATAGTGCGGAGGCAAGAACCAGTAGTAGGGTTCCATATTTTAATTGCACTATGACTAGTTGTCATCAAAAGAGTGTTATCTGAGCTGAGAGTAACACTTCTGATATCAGAGCGATGCCCCTGAAGCTCAATAGCACTCAATTTAGTAGTTGAACTGCTTTCTATAGCATGAAATTCCAACAAATTATTGTTCAAAGACAGTGCTAAGGTAGCCAGTGAGTTCTTTGAAGTGACTGGGGAGAAAGAAATTGAGGAGATCTTCTTTCCAGCCCGTAGAATCTGAAGAAGCTTGAAGATATCCATGACTGTAACAACAGGATTGCTGCCTTCTTCAGCTCCAATATCTGTCTCTCCTTTATCCGTTGCCTCAAGGCCTTCTTTGGCAGCTTTCTTCTCCTTCTTTCTACTGATTCTTCTTTTTGCTTTGCGTTTAGATTCAGACTCATCCAGCACACGGAATATTTCCACCGTCTTCCCTGCAACTTGACAAGCCAGCAGGTTTCCAGACTTATTAAACCTCACTGTTCCAACTCTATCCTTGCTTTGACGTTGAATTTCACCAAATGACTTTAATACTTCCCATTTGTTTTCAGTAGGCAAGTCCTTATTTACATCTGTTTCGCTTTTGTTTGCAATCAATTGTCCATCAGCTAAATCATGCTTTATAGTGTAAAAACGAAGCTCAGGGTCAGCTGAACCAGTGACAAGATATCTTTCCTCAGGGTCAATATCTATGGACCAAATTTCAGTATGATGACCACTTATAATCTGCATGCAATGTTGAGTATCAAGATCCCATACCCTCAAAAACTTGTCCTTAGAAGCTGTTACCAGCTTTTTGCCAGAATCCAAGAAAACAAGATCAGTAACCTGCAGCACGGATGGCAATGGAACAAAATTAGAATTTCACAAGTGACACGTGACAAAGTCAGAAAAGAAAAGTACATCACTCCTAATTTCAAGGTAGTATGAACCTGATCACGATGTCCCCGAAGGCGAAACAGACCAGACTCACCCACCACATCCCATAAAATAATGTCATTATCTTTGCTTCCTGATGCAAGCAATGATCCAAGCTTATTGAATCGAAGGGCGGTCACAGCCCCTTTATGCCCATTCAGTGTGGTTTCACATATCCCTTTCTCGGAATCCCATATTCTAATGCTTCCATCAGCATAACCACTTGCTATCTGCAATTAAATCCACCTTATCATTACTAAAACCATGAAAATAAATCTTAAGTTTCACAGCCATTTCCTATGAAACAAAACAATATAAGACACAAATATATTGAGTCTGATCACACAAAGAGGGCTAACAAAAACAGTGACCTCAGAACACATCTTGTCATTTTAGCTTTCATGCTTCCCTACGCCAAAGTTATTTGCTACAACAACTTACATTTCAAGATGCAACTATATCTTAGATAAAATAGTACCATAACTACAGCACATGTATCGCTACAAATAAATCTAATGTTGAAAATATTCCTTTTAATAATCGAGAAATCTGTTGTTTGTAGTTTTGAAACTCAATGGATAATGTAATTTCTCCTCTACTCTTCTACACGTTATTGCGAACTCGTGATGTGCCCATACCACAAGTCATGTACTGTACCACCTTTACTGTTGAACCAAAGCCTTAGAAGCATACAGGAAATAATACttgacaaaaaaaaaaggtaGTCGTGCACAAAGCATCCTACATTCACACGGGATCTGAAGGAGGCCTGCACCCCATGGAGTGTGATATAGACAGCCTACCccaatgcaagcattagtggctgcttccacggctcgaacccgtgacctatagggtCACAGTGGgtcaactttaccgttgctccaagctCCCCTTCACAGGAAATACTTATCGGAAAAAAATTAATACTGGAAATAAGGTTTTCCCGTTTATCATACTCGTATCAGAAACTATTTAAAAATCATATCAATCAATAAAATACACCTCTTGGGATTGGCTATATGAAATGTCCATATTCATTCTGCCTAATTGGACCTATTTCTTTCCACCACTCAATAAACACACGCCCTAATGTAAGTGAAATAATAACAACTAATAACTCTCAATTAATTGGTACCAGATCACGTAGACAGCTCGAACCAAGCTAGTATTGCTACATGCTATGTTTTCTCCACCATTCTAGCGGTAGCAGAGTCACAGCCAATTAAGGGGGGTAAACTCTATTGGAAAATCCTACTGACATAAATAgggcaaaaataatttttttcccaaGTATATATAAACTTTTGGATCCCCTAACGCAACGGAAGTAACAAAGATAGTTCAAAAATTGCTTTAGGTCACAGGTTCAAATTTTTTGAATCCCCTTACTAAAATTCCTGGCTCCGATCGCTCATAGGTTGACGGGTCGAGTGTTTGCTGTCATTGTGTTATTATCTTGGGTCATTAAAGATAACAATATAATGAGCACGTGTCTCTAACAATATGAAAACTTACAGCTTACGGAGAAATGCAACCAAAAATAAAACtgagacaaaaaaaaaaggaaggaaagagGGATTTACAAGGGATGAAGAAGAGGAAGCGATTGAAGTAACGGCAACGGAGGAGCCTTTAGAGTTAGATGAAGGTGAAGGAGGAGCTAGGGTTTTGGTGCAAACACCCTGCCTCACATGCCATACGCCGACTTTCTCTAACGCCGCCGTTAACAAGTGTTTGCCGGAGCTGTCGTAGGCGATATTTGATTCCCCCGATACTATTACCCCAAACGACGACGCCGGCTCATACCGGAGATACGCCTTCACCATTGCTTGCtgtttttttcctctctttttttcttcaccTGTTCTCAGCAATGGTGTGGAAGTGGAAGTGGAACTTATCAGggctagggtttagggtttaagcaCTCTTTCTcgttttgttttctcttcttctttttttccattcttattttcttctttttcgttttttttctttttctaatttctCAGTTTTTGTTTAATTGGAAGCGGAGGGGAGAAAAATCGAAATTCGGAAGTCTATGTGGGCTTTTTTTGGGGATAATTGCATAAAAGTACAGATCACATAGGTGTTTTTCATCCGCATAGccatcattttatattttcattCTTATAGCCCATGAAACTCTCATAATATGACATTATCGCCTGGATATAATTTTATAGATTTATATATGATTATTTTGTTCTTTGCAGATAACCAGCTTAAATTGATCATATATATTCCTATTGCAACTACAACAATGCAATCCAACTATAATTCaacttgaaaaaaaattaaattttcttctttcccaagttctaaatagcagaaacaaaagaataaaaaataaaaattgaaaaaaattgcTACAAGTTTGCAATTTGGCAGAGAAATCACCAAAAAAATTGACTTTATACATCGATTGTTCAAGAAAAAGTGAGAAAaatttattttcagttttaaGTCCGTATATGTTGTACATGTATAAAAATGTATAACTATGTATAAACTCGTATGTGAAAAAGGAACTTACTTCAAAGAGAAAGTCCATTGCACCAAAGTCGAACAGAAATCGTGAATAGAAAGAGTAATGTTGTATAAAACTATTTACACACCTAATATACAACATTATATACTTATtataattttgtataatattgtataatgATGCATAATGTTGTATAATGTTGTACACAAAAAGTGAATTTCaccttcaattttctttttcaactGGTATGATTCTCAAAACCAACGTTAATCATGCTCAATCAACCCAGTATTCTCGATTTAAGTTACTAAAagcttttttaatatttttagctTCACCCAAATAATTTCACCGGTATTAATTAATACCTATTTGATTTTTTTCACCAAAATACATCTTCCTCAAATCTGTTAAAAAAACTCATAAATTGAAATAACTTTAAAATGTTAGTGTAGAACTTCattcttgaagaaatttcaaCAAAAATCAAGAACCCAGTTCGGTTTTTTCAATCCAGAATTTCAATCTTGAAGAAATTTCAAAGAGTTGCAATGTAGTCCAACTGAACCAAATCTCTAGGTTGAAACTTCTTGGatcaattaatttcaatagcACCCACTCAAATTTGAGCACGATTCTTTCATAAATTTCCAGATCTAAAAAGCTTCTAGCTCCCTCAACCTAATTTTTTGTTTGGATATCAAAATCTTGACTTCATAACAAACTTAGGAGAGGTGGCTAGTGGAGTGGAGAGAAGAAGAGGAGAAAATATAGAAGAGATGAGTGAAGATTGTTTGGGTTAAATATTGAAACTTTTATTTCAAGATATATACAATATGGGCCTCAGCGGGTAAAATCCTAAAATATGGGCTCTTTATGGCTATAGAACTGAGTCGGGTGAAATACAGTGTAATTGTTCCTTTTTTGGGGGGTTGGGGGGGAGGGGGCAAATAGCACTTTTAGTCCCCGAGTTAATGatatattttgtttttagtttttgtgtTATTCTAGTTATCATTATTAACTTTTGAGGAATTTTCATAAAGTACTATAGTTTAGAGCCTGATAATGATATTTTGCCTAAATATTATTTGTAGCTATTATTCAATTATTACCAGCTTGTATCACTTATAGTAAAAAGTGCAACGAATACAACCAAGGCGAAATgtagaaatataaaaaaataaaatgcttTTGTCCTCCGCTAACTAAGCAGGC
Proteins encoded in this window:
- the LOC107818696 gene encoding uncharacterized protein LOC107818696 gives rise to the protein MVKAYLRYEPASSFGVIVSGESNIAYDSSGKHLLTAALEKVGVWHVRQGVCTKTLAPPSPSSNSKGSSVAVTSIASSSSSLIASGYADGSIRIWDSEKGICETTLNGHKGAVTALRFNKLGSLLASGSKDNDIILWDVVGESGLFRLRGHRDQVTDLVFLDSGKKLVTASKDKFLRVWDLDTQHCMQIISGHHTEIWSIDIDPEERYLVTGSADPELRFYTIKHDLADGQLIANKSETDVNKDLPTENKWEVLKSFGEIQRQSKDRVGTVRFNKSGNLLACQVAGKTVEIFRVLDESESKRKAKRRISRKKEKKAAKEGLEATDKGETDIGAEEGSNPVVTVMDIFKLLQILRAGKKISSISFSPVTSKNSLATLALSLNNNLLEFHAIESSSTTKLSAIELQGHRSDIRSVTLSSDNTLLMTTSHSAIKIWNPTTGSCLRTIDSGYGLCGLFVPGNKYAVVGTKGGTLEFIDVRSGTCVDVVEAHGGSVQSIALTPDGTGFLTGSADHDIKFWEFQMVQKAGEGSKHLTASATRSLKMNEDVLVVAVSPDGKYIAVALLDSTVKVFYMDSLKFFLSLYGHKLPVLCMDISSDGDLLVSGSGDKNVKIWGLDFGDCHKSLFAHADSVMGVKFVRNTHYFFTVGKDRLVKYWDADKFELLLTLEGHHAEVWCLGVSNRGDFIVTGSHDRSIRRWDRTEEPFFLEEEKEKRLEEMFESDIDNAFENKYGPKEELPEEGAVALAGKKTQETLTATDSIIDALDMAEAELKRIAEHEEDKSKGRVSEFRPNVLMLGLSPSDYVLRALSSVHTNDLEQTLLALPFSDALKLLSNLKDWACFPDKVELVCRIATVLLQLHHHQLLSTVSSRPLLTILKETLHARVKECKDALGFNLAAMDHFKQLMSMSSDALFRDAKAKLLEIRARNTKRIEARADTKQEKKRKKKQKKLDGGHVWS